ATTGACTTTGAGTCAGGCTTTAAGGAGTTTTAAGAAGATTTCTACGCTGTGATTAAGTCTGAAGAATGTCACTATGGAAAACTTGATCGATGAAGCTAAACCTTTACCATCAAATATCGTTTTCTATCTCCTCAACCCCTCGTCTCAGAGCAGTGCAAATTTAATATAATGATTCCCTTTATCCATCTATTATTTCTAACAAATCAAAAATTCACGATTACCCTGTATCCCCCAATCAATATTAAGAGGACTTATAAAATGGACAAATACGAAAAAGTATTCGAGCTGGCAAAACGCCGCGGCTTTTTATGGAATTCATTTGAGCTGTATGGCGGAAGCCGCGGGTTTTATGATTACGGGCCTTTAGGGAGCACGCTGAAAAGGCGCATAGAGCAGATCTGGAGAGAGTTTTACGTAATTCAGGAAGGGCATATGGAAATCGAGTGCCCGACCATAGGTATCGAGGATGTTTTTGTCGCATCAGGGCACGTTGGAGGCTTTTCTGACCCCCTGTGCGAATGCAAGAAATGTGGAGAGGCTTTCCGGGCAGACCACCTGGTGGAAAACGTCATGGATGCGGCAGGGACCCTGAGCGCAGAACAGCTCACAGAAGTCATAAAGGAAAAGGGGATCACCTGTCCCGAGTGTGGCGGAGAGCTCAACGACGCTTATGAATTTAACCTGATGTTCAAGACCACAATCGGGCCCGGAACCGGAAGGCAGGGTTACCTCAGGCCGGAAACAGCGCAGGGGATGTTTGTTGACTTCCAGAGGCTTTCCCGATTCTATAGAGACAAGCTGCCTTTTGGGGCTGTGCAGATAGGCAAATCTTACAGGAACGAAATTGCACCAAGGCAGGGTGTTATAAGGCTCAGGGAATTCACTCAGGCTGAATGTGAACTCTTTGTTGACCCGAGGAACAAGAAGCACTCCAATTTCGAGCGCTTCGCGGAAAAAGAACTTGTTCTTTACTCACAGGCAGCCCAGCAAACAGGTGAACCGATCAGGATGACAGTTCGCGAAGCTGTAGAAACCGGCGTTATCGCCCACGAAGTCCTAGGTTACAACATCGCTCTTACAAACGAGTTTCTGACAAAAGTAGGGATCGAACCTGCAAAGCTCAGGTTCAGGCAGCACCTGAAAGACGAGATGGCACACTACGCAATCGACTGCTGGGATGCCGAAATCGAAACAGACCGCTTCGGCTGGGTTGAAATTGTGGGCATTGCAGACAGGACTGATTATGACCTTAAAGCCCACGCAAGGGTCAGCAAGACAGATCTTTACGTTTACGTAGAGTATGACGAGCCCAAAATGGTGACCCGTTTTGTTGTGAAACCGAATATGGGCAAACTCGGCCCCCTCTTCAAGGGCAAAGCAAAAGCCGTTGCAGACGCCTTAAAACAGCTTTCGGAAGAAGAGCTCTCAAAGGACCAGATCACAGTTACAGTAGACGGAGAAGAACTGTCTGTAAGTTCGGATGTAGTGGATTTTGCCGAAGAGACCGTAAAGGTCAGCGGAGAAAACGTCATTCCTCACGTCATTGAGCCTTCTTATGGTATAGACAGGATCTTCTACGGTACCATGGAACACGCCTTTGACGAAGAAAATGTTGCTAAGAAAGCAGCAGAATCCGGTCTCAAAGGTGCAGAAGAAGCAGAAGGTGCAGAGAAAACAGAAGGTGCAGAGAAAGCAGAAAAGGCAGAAAAAGGACCGGAAGCAACAAAGGATGAAACTGAGGGAGAAGGTGAAGAAGAAACCCGCCTTGTGATGCACTTCTCAAGTTCAGTAGCCCCTGTTCAGGTAGCGGTCCTCCCGCTTCTTACCAGGAAAGAGCTTGCAGACCCTGCAAAAGAGATCGTTGCAAAACTCAGGGAAAAGAACCTGCTCGTCAATTACGACGACTCCGGGACCATCGGGCGCCGCTACAGGAGAAATGATGAAATCGGGACTCCATACTCGGTTACTGTTGATTATGATACCCTTCAGGACGGGACCGTCACAATCAGGGACAGAGACTCCATGCGCCAGATAAGGGCTCCAATCAGTGGAATCGAAAACGTGCTCTACGAACTGATCTACAGGGGCAGAAATTTCGAATCTGCAGGTAAACCCTTTAATTTCTAAATTAGAATTAATTGAAGAA
This window of the Methanosarcina mazei S-6 genome carries:
- the glyS gene encoding glycine--tRNA ligase, producing the protein MDKYEKVFELAKRRGFLWNSFELYGGSRGFYDYGPLGSTLKRRIEQIWREFYVIQEGHMEIECPTIGIEDVFVASGHVGGFSDPLCECKKCGEAFRADHLVENVMDAAGTLSAEQLTEVIKEKGITCPECGGELNDAYEFNLMFKTTIGPGTGRQGYLRPETAQGMFVDFQRLSRFYRDKLPFGAVQIGKSYRNEIAPRQGVIRLREFTQAECELFVDPRNKKHSNFERFAEKELVLYSQAAQQTGEPIRMTVREAVETGVIAHEVLGYNIALTNEFLTKVGIEPAKLRFRQHLKDEMAHYAIDCWDAEIETDRFGWVEIVGIADRTDYDLKAHARVSKTDLYVYVEYDEPKMVTRFVVKPNMGKLGPLFKGKAKAVADALKQLSEEELSKDQITVTVDGEELSVSSDVVDFAEETVKVSGENVIPHVIEPSYGIDRIFYGTMEHAFDEENVAKKAAESGLKGAEEAEGAEKTEGAEKAEKAEKGPEATKDETEGEGEEETRLVMHFSSSVAPVQVAVLPLLTRKELADPAKEIVAKLREKNLLVNYDDSGTIGRRYRRNDEIGTPYSVTVDYDTLQDGTVTIRDRDSMRQIRAPISGIENVLYELIYRGRNFESAGKPFNF